In Actinoplanes lobatus, the DNA window CCGCGCGCAGGCACGCTGGGCGCGTATCAGCCGCATGGACGCGCCGGAACTCTACGTGAAGCGCATGGTGGTCAACGAGTTCCTGTCCTGGCGGCGGCGCCGGGCGGCTCAGTCGATCCCGCTCGCCACCGACACGCTGGCCGGGCACCTGCCCGAGGCGCCCGACCCCAGCGTGCAACGTGACGAGAGGGACGCCATGTTGCGCCTTGTCGCCACCCTGCCACCACGGCAGCGTGCGGTCATCGCGCTGCGCTTCTACGAGGACATGGCGGTCGACCAGATCGCGGAGGTACTCGGATGCCGAACGGTCACCGTCCGTACCCATCTCATGCGTGCGCTGGCCGCGTTGCAGAACGCCCTGCCCGCGCCGCTCGTGACCACGGGGGAGAAGCCGTGACCAGGGACATCGAGGAACTCATCCGGGCCGCGCAGGAACTGCGCGCCGACCAGGCCCCACCGGCCGAGCGGGTCCGCGCGGCCTTGCCGCGGCGCACGGCCCAGGTCAAGAAGCAGCGACGGTACGGGCTGGGCGGCGCGATCGTGGCCGCGGCCGCCGTCACCGCCGCCATCGCCGTGCCCTCGCTCGCCGTGCGCGACGACACCGGGGCCGCCGCGACCGTGCAGCCGGCCGCGCCGAGCACCGCGCCCGCCACCGCGTCGGCCTCCCCGGGGGTGCCCGCGCAGGAACCCGTGGCCACCGAGGTGGATCTCGGCTTCAAGCCCACCTGGGTGCCGCCGGGATTCGCCGAGCACATCCGGACGGCCAGCGCCGCCGACCCCGGCAACGGCTTCGGCCCGGTGCTGCGCCGGGTCTGGAAGAAGAACGTCGGCATCGGCGACCCGTGGACCGGCGCCGAGCTGTCGCTGTCCGTCTTCTCCGGGATGACCGGCGCCGACGTCGACCGCAGTGGTCAGCCGATCGACGTCAACGGGGCCCAGGGCTACTACTCGCCCGCACAGAACGACCGCAAGTCCTCGGTGATCTGGCACCCGGCCCAGAACACCGTCTTGATGCTGACCGCCAGCAAGCTGGACATCAGCAAGAACGATCTGCTGAGGATGGCCCGCTCGGTGCGGCCGGACACCGGGGTCACCGGCGTCCCGGCCCGCCTGAACTGGCTGCCCGACGGGTGGATCACCACCGGCACGACCGTCAGCGGACCGTCACCGTCGCAGTGGCGCGCCGAGTTCTCCACGGTCAAGAACCAGCTGGTGACCTACTCGGAGAAGCTGAAGAAGGAGATGAAGGAGGGCGTGGTGCAGCCGGTCGGGCAGCTGTCCGTCGTGGTCGGCCTCACCACCGACGCGCCGTCCGGTGGCACCGAGCTGACCGTCGGCGGCCGCCCCGCGCGGATCCCGGTGCGCACCGACGAGGCCGGTAGGGACCTGCTCTACCTGGTCGTGGATCTCGGCGGGAACCGTCTGCTCACCCTCGTCGGCAACGGCGCCGGGCTCACCGTCGATGACCTTCGGCGGATCGCGGAGCAGACCCTGGTCGAGCCGGCCGGCCTCGAATGGCTGGGCAGGTAGCACGATCGCACGGCGGCGGGTCTCGCCACGGGGGAGGCCCGCCGCGACGGTATCGACAGGAACCGACCGGTGTTGCTGGTGAGGCGAACGGGCCCTTCGGGGCCGACGGAATCCGTCGTTTCCCAGGTCAGGCCACGTGGGCGGGTCCATCCTCGGAAGGTGAGCCTGCTGGCGGCGGCCCGGCAGGCCTCCCGTCACCGACCGAGGGATCCGATCATGACCAACACCGAGCAGAGCGCCCCCTCCGACGTTTCGATCATGGTGGACGCGCTGGTCACCGCCGGGCTGAAGGCACTTACCGACTACGAGGGTTACGACCAGGAGCGGATCGATCACATCGTCAAGAAGGCGTCGGTAGCCGCCCTCGACAAGCACGGCGCGCTCGCGAGTTTCGCCGTCGAGGAGACCGGGCGCGGCGTCTTCGAGGACAAGGCGGTCAAGAACATCTTCGCCTGTGAGCACGTCACCAACAGCATGGCGAAGGTACGTACGGTGGGCGTGATCAGTGAGGACGACATCACCGGCCTGATCGAGATCGCCGACCCGGTGGGGGTGGTCGCCGGTATCACCCCGGTCACCAACCCGACGTCGACGGCGATCTTCAAGGCCCTGCTGGCGATCAAGACCCGCAACCCGATCGTGTTCGCGTTCCACCCGGCGGCCCAGCGGTGCAGCGTCGAGGCCGCGCGGATCGTGCGGGACGCGGCTGTGGCCGCGGGCGCGCCGGAGAACTGCATCCAGTGGATCGACCGCCCGTCGGTGGAGGCGACGACCGCGCTCATGCACCACCCGGGAATCGCCACGATCCTGGCGACCGGTGGCAACAACATGGTGCGGGCGGCGTACTCGACCGGCAAACCCGCCCTGGGCGTCGGCGCCGGCAACGTGCCGGCCTGGATCGAGTCGTCGGCGAAGCTGAAGCGGGCGGTCAACGACATCGTGCTGTCGAAGTCGTTCGACAACGGCATGATCTGCGCCTCCGAGCAGGCCGCCATCGTCGACGACGAGATCTACGACGCCGCGCTCGACGAGTTCCGGGCCCTGCGCGCCCATCTGGCCACGCCGGACGAGAAGCGGATGCTGGAGGAGTTCATCTTCGGCGTGACCGCCTACGGAACGGCGTGCAGCGGCGCCCGCCTGAACGCGGACGTGGTGGGCAAGTCGCCGGCGTGGATCGCCGAGAAGGCCGGTTTCAGCGTGCCGCCGAAGACGTCGATCATTCTCACCGAGGTCGGCGAGGTGGGCCCGAACGAGCCGCTGACCAGGGAGAAGCTGTGCCCGGTGCTGGCCCTGATCCGGGTCGGCTCCCGGGAGGAGGGGCTGCGGGCGGCCACCGAGATGGTGGAGTTCCACGGTCTCGGGCACAGCGCCGCCATCCACACCGAGGACCGGGATCTGGTCGTGGAGTTCGGCAAGCGGGTCAAAGCGGTGCGGGTGATCTGGAATTCGCCGTCGTCGCAGGGCGGCATCGGCGACATGTACAACGCGTTCGTGCCGTCGCTGACGCTGGGCTGCGGCAGTTACGGCAGCAACTCGGTGTCGAACAACGTGTCGGCGGTCAACCTGATCAACATCAAGCGGATCGGGCGCCGCAACAACAACATGCAGTGGTTCAAGGTGCCGTCGAAGATCTACTTCGAGCCGTACGCGATCCGCTATCTCGCCGACATGCCGGACGTGCACCGGGTGACCGTGGTGACCGACGCGACGATGACCCGGCTGGGCTTCGTCGACCGGATCAGCCGGGTGCTCCAGCGGCGGCCCAACCAGGTGGTTCTCCAGATCATCGACGACGTGGAGCCGGAGCCCCGGATGACCACCGTCGACCGCGGCGCCGAGTTGATGCGCTCGTTCCGGCCGGACACGATCATCGCGCTCGGCGGCGGTTCGGCCATGGACGCGGCGAAGGTGATGTGGCTGAAGTACGAGCACCCGGAGATCAATTTCTCGGACATGCGGGAGAAGTTCTTCGACATCCGCAAGCGGGCGTTCCGGTTCCCGACGCTGGGCGAGAAGGCCCGCCTGGTGTGCGTGCCGACCACCTCGGGAACAGGGGCGGAGGTCACCCCGTTCGCGGTCATCACCGACCACCGCACCGGCAAGAAGTACCCGCTGGCCGACTACGCGCTCACCCCGACGGTCGCGATCGTGGATTCGGCACTGACGGCCAGCATGCCGCGGGCGATCGCCGCCGACAGCGGCTTCGACGCGCTCACCCACGCGATCGAGGCGTACGTGTCGGTGTACGCCAACGACTTCACCGACGGTCTCGCCCTGCACGCCATCCGCCTGATCTTCGCCAACATCGAGAA includes these proteins:
- a CDS encoding SigE family RNA polymerase sigma factor; the encoded protein is MTFEEFVSARLGTLVRYATVVTWDPHLAEDITQNVLVRAQARWARISRMDAPELYVKRMVVNEFLSWRRRRAAQSIPLATDTLAGHLPEAPDPSVQRDERDAMLRLVATLPPRQRAVIALRFYEDMAVDQIAEVLGCRTVTVRTHLMRALAALQNALPAPLVTTGEKP
- the adhE gene encoding bifunctional acetaldehyde-CoA/alcohol dehydrogenase, with product MTNTEQSAPSDVSIMVDALVTAGLKALTDYEGYDQERIDHIVKKASVAALDKHGALASFAVEETGRGVFEDKAVKNIFACEHVTNSMAKVRTVGVISEDDITGLIEIADPVGVVAGITPVTNPTSTAIFKALLAIKTRNPIVFAFHPAAQRCSVEAARIVRDAAVAAGAPENCIQWIDRPSVEATTALMHHPGIATILATGGNNMVRAAYSTGKPALGVGAGNVPAWIESSAKLKRAVNDIVLSKSFDNGMICASEQAAIVDDEIYDAALDEFRALRAHLATPDEKRMLEEFIFGVTAYGTACSGARLNADVVGKSPAWIAEKAGFSVPPKTSIILTEVGEVGPNEPLTREKLCPVLALIRVGSREEGLRAATEMVEFHGLGHSAAIHTEDRDLVVEFGKRVKAVRVIWNSPSSQGGIGDMYNAFVPSLTLGCGSYGSNSVSNNVSAVNLINIKRIGRRNNNMQWFKVPSKIYFEPYAIRYLADMPDVHRVTVVTDATMTRLGFVDRISRVLQRRPNQVVLQIIDDVEPEPRMTTVDRGAELMRSFRPDTIIALGGGSAMDAAKVMWLKYEHPEINFSDMREKFFDIRKRAFRFPTLGEKARLVCVPTTSGTGAEVTPFAVITDHRTGKKYPLADYALTPTVAIVDSALTASMPRAIAADSGFDALTHAIEAYVSVYANDFTDGLALHAIRLIFANIEKSVMHGDPDARERMHNAATVAGMAFGSAFLGIVHAMSHTLGGTFHIAHGRTNAVLLPHVIRYNGSAPSKLSGWPKYESFRAPQRLTEIAEMLGLSSGKENPDAAVEALASAVERLRTTVGIEPSFARLGVDEQAFLAALPQQALNAYEDQCAPANPRMPMLDDMQELMRAAYYQQD